The Peromyscus leucopus breed LL Stock chromosome 4, UCI_PerLeu_2.1, whole genome shotgun sequence genome segment tgagactatctAAGACAACCCcccaatacacacaaacacatgtgccaTAAGATGGACAAAGTGGTGGATGCCTGTTAATCTCATCCTCAGAAAGCTGAGGTAGTAGGATCCCTaacatcaaggccagcctgaactacataatgagaccttaaCTCAAAGTATAAATAACTACAGGCTAggcatggaggctcacaccttcaatcccagcacctgggaggaagggaggggcaggtggatctctgagttcgaggcctgccagAGCTAGAGTGAAACTGTAAACAaataacagaaaaggaagaagcgtAGGGGAGAGGCCAGATGGAACCATTACAAGGCAGagtgaagcagaggccagagctgcTGAGCGGATAGCAATAGGTTTCCTTGCCTGGTACAGTTTTGTCTTCTGCTCATGAGGGAAGTGCAGAGTCGAGACGAAGAGGTGGACAAAGTTACTCTTCAGGCCTTTGGGGTAAAGGTTCTCAGCCACAATCTGGCTGACAAAATTCTTGCCCGTGCCAGCCCAGCCGTGTAAGGACAGAGTCAGTGGTTTCTTGGGATTTTTATTGTTCCTGAAGCCGGTCAGTGCCTTGAGAATCACTTCTGTGGCAAGGTGCTGTCCAAACAGCTTCTCCTCCAGGTCCAGCTTGAGGGCTGCGGAGGCCAGGccggaacagaaagaaaaatatacgtTACAAAAAGCACCCGAAACTGGCCAGAGAGGGGCACGGCTTAGCGACTGATCCAGCAGCAGCGTCTCTGCCAGGCTCCAGAACCCAACCTTAAGGATCTAGAGTCAGACCCCTAAGTGGCAGCGTCTGACAAGGAAGCTACTCGGATTCTTCCACCCAGGGAAAAGCCACCTCGCGGCTGAGCTCCAAGCTAGCTTTCCCGCCACCCCTGCGGGCTCGGAAAAAATGCAAGAGCCAAAGGCGGGCTTTCTGGACGGAGGTGCGCGCCTGAGGGGGCGCACAGCCGGCCCCGCTGCCTTCAGCTCCCCGGCGGCCATCGCAAGGCCTGCGAAGGTGTGGCGAGATCGGCCGAGTGGgtccccgcccgcccgcgccccgCAGGCACCTACCCGAGGCGTTGAGGGGCCGGTCCTCGCGGCAGCACTCGGTGAAGCGGCAGTACCAGTCGGAGTAGGACAGGTAGCCGGTGAGCGACACGGCCCCGATGGCGATGCCCACGCTCACCGGCTCGAACGCCATCGTTATGTGGGCGGCCAGCAGAGCCCACAGCACGGCCGAGCCCCCGAACGCCCCGTTCCTCCCCATCGCGCGCCACCGCCACCGAGAGGAGTGCACCGCTCGGATTCAGTCCCAGCTGTGCAGCAGACCTACTTCCGGTACGGCGCGTCACTTCCGCCTGCCGTACTGGAAAGGGGCGGGAGGCTTGAGGCGCCATCCTTGTGAGTGGCAGGAAACCCTCTAGGGACCTTCGAAGGCATTtcatgcctgtctttttttttttttttttgcattttaggaaaatgtttattaattaaataatttgtgaTTCATAATCTCAACATGCAATGTTTGCGATCAAAAATATGTATTatctggttttttttccttttaatttattttacaataccattcagttctacatatcagccacgggttcccctgttctccccctcccaccccctccccttaccccagcccaccccccattcccacttcctccagggcaaagcctccctccccccccaggactgcgatcaacctggtagactcagtccaggcaggttcagtcccctcctcccagactgagccaagcgtccctgcataagctccaggtttcagacagccaactcatgcaatgagcacaggacttggtcccactgcctagttgcctcccaaacagatcaagccaatcaactgtctcacctattcagagggcctgatccagctgggggcccctcagcctttggttcatagttcatgtgtttccattcgtttggctgtttttttgttttttcaataattgtgtaaatccgaaatttattataagccacagtcgtcctagggacctccatgctatatatatagcctccatggttctatgggttgtggtctggttgttctttattttatatctagaatccatttatgagtgtcatgcctgtcttttttgtttgtttgtttgtttgtttttgtttttttcaagacagggtttctctgtgtagttttggatctcgctctgtagatcagctggccttgaactcaaacatccgactgcctctgcctctactgggattaaaggcgagagcCACCCAGCTTCACACTTGTCTTTAAGaggtcttatttgtttgtttgctttctagttttctttttctaaattaaaatgtgcatatatgtgtatatatagtatatgtacatatagtatatatatatatatatatgtgtgtgtgtgtgtgtgtgtatatatatagttccaggggttctgacaccctcttctggcctctgtgagcattgcacacacaacacatacatgcaagcaaaacactcatatacataaaataattgaaaaaccatacacacaaaaaaaataaaaatcgaaaaaaaccaaatgggtttggagagacggctcagtggctaagagtacttaTGCTCTTGCAAGGAAGCAAGTTTGtattcccagcaccaccaccccacccacccccaccacccctaccccccctacccccccacccccacatctgtCGGCTTATAACTGCCTGTTTCTCCAGGcatcctcttctgtcctttgtGGGCACCTCCATGTATGGGGTGCGTATATATAAACTcaggcacaaacatacacataaactaatacataaatgaataaataaaaccaaacaataataatagtgagtgtgtgtgtgtgtgtgtgtgtgtgtgtgtgtgtgttgtatgaggccagaggagaatgtcaGATTTCTTGCTTTACCTCATCTTCCTTTGTGATAGGAAGCTCGGTGAACCTTGAACCTGGAGCGAGGGCTGTGGTCAGGACTCCCTGGCCGCCTTTCTctctggtgggggtgggtgttACAGATGCCATCCCACCTAGCATTTGTCACGGGTGCTGGGTGTAGTCAGATTTTTTTGTCAGGACCCATggtccccaataatgacacagtgacttattaattatgaaagctcagctaatagctcaagcttgtttctaacttatctcttacaacttaaattcacccttttttttttttttttttggtttttcgagacagggtttctctgtgtagctttgcgcctttcctggagctcacttggtagcccaggctggcctcgaactcacagagatccgcctggctctgcctcccgagtgctgggattaaaggcgtgtgccaccaacgcccggccaattcacccatatttttaatatacatttttttttacatggctcggttacctttactctgtattgCCTGCccctgcagcttcctcctcatCTCTTGGCCATCTCCCTTCTTCCCAGGATCCCCTcttcccagaaatcctgcctagctcctggccaatcaggtttttattaaaacaatcagtgACAcaacttcacagtgtacaaaaagactattcCACAACAGCTGGATCTCCAACTCAGGTCAGCATGCCTGCACAGCAGGGGTTCTTACccaacagagccatctctacagacctactttttctttcttttctttttcttcttcagcaaCCACTCTGCTACTAAACTACACCCAAAATTCACAGggcctttgtttgcttgtttgagacagggtttctccgtccctggctgtcctggaactcactctgtagaccaggctggcctcaaactcagagatctgtcttgtctgcctctgaagtgctgggattaaaggcgtgctccaccaatGACCAGCTCATAGGACCTTTTTAAAGAGCCCCTCAGAATCCCAAATTTGGGATTTGTCATCCTGTCTCATTTCCCCTGGACTGTGATGAGCAAGGCCTAGGGCTAAGCATCAGGGGCACAGAACACTTAGAGACACATGCTGGGGTCTGACAAGGAAATGCAGACATCCATCCATGCTGCATGTCCCCTGGCAGGCCCCAGGCTGCCTTCTGGGAAGACAGGAGTGCAGCAGACCAAACTGGTCCTGCTTTTCAGGACTTACAGGCTTTGTGGGAGGCAGGCAAGAGGACAAGGAACAATACTGAGCCATCAAAGTTCAGGGACCCTGGAGTAGGGAAGCTTTTGCCTAAGCTGGAGATTAAAGGTATTatccaaacaaaaacccaaggagTCGGCCAACCAAAGAACAAGCAGTGGCATGGTCTATTTAGAGAGTAGAGTTTGTAGACGCCAGTTTGAAGGGCTGAGACTGCTGTCCATTGCGGACGGAGAGTGTTAGGAGGTGAGGCTGGAGGGCAGCGCCGAGACTGGAAGGCAAAGCGTCTTCAGACGCTGAAAGAAGTTAGCTTGTGTTCTGGGGGAGAGTTGGGAGCCAACGCAGAGATCAGTCACCAGGGAGAGAAACTATCACAGCAGTCCACAGATACTTAGCCCAGGCTTTGCCAAGCTTGGCTGAGTTCTTTGGACAGTCAATCTGCAACAAGTATCTCATGAACTCTGACTGTGTGTCAGATCCAGCACCATATACAGTATCAGGCTTACATCAGAAGACAGGACAGGTGTGGTTCCTGACCTCACTACAGAGTCACTGATCATGACTGTTCTTATTTCTGGGGGTTCCCAGAAAGAGCTAAGGCTCCCAGGGCTCTTGAAGGCTGGTCTCAGTGACCTGTCCCAGTGGACTAATTAAAGAGATGattaatagtgaaaagcagatAAAGAGCTTTCATCAACATTAGGAAGAGGAGCAGATAAGGGGGGCCAGTGACCGACCCCAAGTCCATCTTCTGGACACTGACATGAGCTTTAGGTTCAGATAGAGGAGGAATTGGGACAAGAGGCACTCATAGGTAAGCACTTCTGGTCAAAGGGTGGTCTGGTTGATCATTATCTCAGTCTAGTTCTGGATGATGGCTCACAGGAGTCCATACTCTTTAAAGGGACAAGTCAGTTCCCAGGAGCTTGCTCCAGTCATCCCTTCAGAGACAAGCACCCTCACGGGATGGTGTGCTGGCTCGCCCATGCTTGCCATTGGTGTAGGTCCTTGTCATATGGATGTTGATTGATCAGTCCTGTTCCAGGAATCCAAGCTGACTGGGTCAGGACGGTGGCTGGAACCCACTTTGGCAGTCTGAAGTACAATACTGTAAAATCAGACAGTTAAGTCATgtgcagtggtgcacgccttcagtctcagcactcaggaggcagaggcaggaagatcactcagttcgaggccagccaggtctacagagtgagttccaggacagccagggctgcacagagaaatcctatctaaaaaaacaaaacaaaacaaaagacaacaacagaaacccaaaagacaaacaacaacaaaaagctgacaGTAgctacctgtaatctcaacaactgggagacagaggctaaAACATTAGGAGTTAAAGGCCGCCATCCTTggtacacagtgaatttgaggctagtctgggttacataagaccctgtctcaaaacacacatacacacacacacacacacacacacacacacacgaaggaagaaaggaaaggagggagggagggagggaaggagggagggagggagacaagaagagaagagacacTGGGCCGTGGTGACTCAttcctttagccccagcactcgggaggcagaggcaggcagatctctgtgagttcaaggccagctaggtgtacagagcaagttccatgacagccagggctgttatacagagaaaacctgtcttgaaagaccaataaataaataattttaaaaaaaaaaaaaagagagccaggcggtggtggcgcacgcctttaatcccagcactcaggaggcagagccagacagatctctgtgagttcaaggccagcctgggctaccaagtgagctccaggaaaggcacaaagctacgcagagaaaccctgtctcgaaaaaccaaaaaaaaaaaaaaagagagagagacgcaATGAGATGCAATTGCAGGGCTTCACAGTGCTTTAGTCACCTCGAGGGACTGCCTCCAAGCAAGGAGACAGTGCCTGTCACATTCTGATCACTTCGGACCTATATTGAACTAGCAGGGGTCAAGTCCATAGAAGGGAGGGACCAGTTCTGTAGCTGAAATAATTCCTTCAGGGAGCAGCTGGTGGCGTGAGCTAAAAACACAAgcagtggcaggcagagaaagggaCTTGAGAATTGACCTGGAGCCAGGCCCAGGGCGTGATTCCTGGGGGCAGGAACACCATGGAGACAGATGGAGAACAGATGATCGGGGAGGACAGCGTGGCCTTCAATTGTTCAGATCCTATGGTCTTGTCTGTTTGGTGGTTCTGAATAACTGGAGTAGCCAAGACCTGAGGGCCATAGATTCAGCATCAGTTGAGGATTCTTGCTGCTCAGTGCTTCCAAGATGgtgctgttgtgggatatttggaCACTGTTGGAGTAGGACAGGCCCACAGGGTCAAAGAAATTGGCTCGAACCAGTTGCCAAGGTATatacataatgtacttccttatgaaccaacctggagtctgcctggggGCCTAGCAGCAGGCGCTGTCAGAGTTTCTGAgcgtgcccagccaatgagggatgaccacaaaATGCCACCAGtttgggacacagcctgggtgctgggaggagggtatataaggccttccatgtttttaaataaacgagtctgctgtttgccttcacctGACTCCCGGTCTCTGTTTCACTAATGCCGCGCCtgctcaccccctcccccaagggagccgTTAAGATCCAAGCAATATCTGATGGCTGAACATGGGGTTTCTGttactttctctttcccagcacaGGTTCTGGTCATCTCCCTCTCTTTACTCACAGTGCTTGACAGCGCCCCCAAGACGGTGTGTTTCAGTGAGAAGTCCCCTCAGTGTTATGTTTTTTCAGTCCCTTCAGCAGGTAAATGTTGGGAcccccacttctttccttcttttgtgttgtctgtcatgtttgtctgCCTGTCCTGTTAGGAAggcacaggtttttttttttttttctgttttggttcgGCTGGCACCTCCACATAAGGATTTACCCTCCAGGAGGTGGAACCAGGGCTTGGCTCCCAAATGCCGTCCCTTATCTGATGACACTGTGTGGGCATACGGCCGTAGCCTAAAACACCATGGAAGTCCCCCACTAAGCACAAGACATAAGGGTCCAATACAAACTGTCACCCTGTTGACTGCCATCTTCTGACTGTTGTTTGCTTACTGTTTCCCTCTAGAAGATGGGTCATCTTTTCATCACCCCACCACTTCCATGTCGGATATCTCTACAAtacctgaggaggaggagggggaggaggaggggggagaggaggaggaggagacagtttGGGCCCAGAGAGATCTGTCATTAAGTCATGTGCTGCTCCCCTCTCTACTCTGTCACCACAGGGGCAGCTATGCCTTCTCCACAGCATTCTTGGGGTGATCTACCCCAGAACCCGGCTGCCTCAGGAGGTGGCTCCTCTCCTGCAGTGCCAGGCATCTTACAGCCCTCACGGCCTGCACCACTGTCAGCCCACAGGCCCATAGAAGCCTTCCCAGGCAATGTGGGCCCAATGCCGATGACCGGCCCTGGATTCCCACCCCCACAGCTGAACTCTCCCTCACCCGTAAGGCAGTCAATGAGTCAGGCCCAGATTCCCCCTACTTTCAGCAGGTCCTCCCTCAATGGTCCAAGAAGTTACAAACTTACTTCAATTGGTACCATTTGCTTAAAGCTGTGTTAGAGCCTGCAGTCTATGAGGATCAGGCAGAATCCCAGGATGAACATCTTACTTAACATCCTGGTGACCTATGATATGCTCACAGGGCTTGGGGAATATGTCCCTCCTGTGCACCAGACACAGATTGGCTTGAAGGCTTATTTTGAACAGGTCTCGGACCTGGCCTTCAAGGCCCTCAGAGCCTGTCCTCCCCGGGATCCCTTGGCTTACTTTCACAATCTTATCCAACAGCCAGGGGAGCTCTTCACTGACTTCCTGGCCCATGTCAATGAGGCCGTAGAGCAGAGAGTGGATGCCGGCCCCACTAGAGATATGTTGATTAAACAGCTGCCTTGGGAGGGGCTCAGTGTCCAAACCTGTAATGTGGTTGCAGCTGTGCAGAAAGAGGACACACATAAATGGGTGCAGGCCACCAGAGATCTCGACCCCGACACTGGTCCCATCGTCGCTATTACTGCCTCCCTGGACACTCTCCTCACTGACAGGCAGCTTGCTGATGACACCCCAAGGGCCGCCAGGCAGACAGAACTTGCTGGGGATGTGGCAAACCAGGCCATTTGTGGTGTGACTGATCCTGGGCAAAACCTAGGACCCAACGCCCCAGATGCAATAAGGGATGTCATTGAGCAAACGATGGCAGGTCGCAGCCTGCCGAAACACCAACCCCTTTAAACTCCAGGCAGGgcacttatctggggtcagagacagaacagccacaatattaaacataaaggataggcagtggtagcacacgcctttaatcctagcattccagagtagaaatccatgtgttcaaggatatagccaagcatggtgactcacgcctttaatcccagacagcgagcctttaatcccagggagtgatggtagaaagcagaaagatatataaagcgtgaggaccagaaactagaagcatttggcctggttaagcatttggctggttaagcttttagctggttaaacttcaggctttccagcagcagttcagctgagagccattgggatgaggactcaaaagcttccagtctgagaaaataggaccagctgagaagttggccaggtgaggttagctgtggctcattctgtctctctgatcttccagtattcaccccaatacctggcctcgggtttgattttattaataagaactttttaagattcctgctacaggccaCTGTCCCCATGATATCCACCGTGACTGAGCCCCCTCCCCATTCCATTGACATGGCTCTCAAGAAGTATGGGTGGAAGAGTGGCCTGTAATTGAACCCGAGCTGTCAATCCTAAAGGAATCAGTTGCAGAACAGCTAAAGACAAGGCACGTAGACCCATCCACAAGTAAACATGACACCCCCATACTTGTTACCCCAAGAGATCAGATGCTACTGCCTCCTGCAGAATCTTCATGTAGTTAATGGTCTAATGGGAAAAACGGAGTCTACACTGCCAGGCCTCCCCTACCCTAGCATGATtcctcattattatttattagttttagaTATTAAGTATTGCTTTTTTCAAATTCCCCTGGCACCGCAGGATAGAGATCATTTTGCCTTTACTGTATGGAAACCCAATATGCAAAAACCAGCCAAGAGATATCAGTGGACTGTTTTGCCCCCAGGAAAGGAGAATAGCCCCACTATTTGCCAATTATGTTTCTCAAGCTTTGGTCAATGTCCCCAGGGATGTCCTTTTgatccattatatggatgatctCCCCCTGTCACACTCAGATGCAGCCTTTCTGCAAAAGACCTCCAGGGGAGTATTAGAAGATCTTACATTGTTACATCTGATGGTGGCTCCAGATAAGATCCAAATGGTACCCCCATTTACCTTTTTAGGATTTCCCATTGCTAAGCAGGTCCACCCCTTTCCTGTAAATTGGAA includes the following:
- the Tor1b gene encoding torsin-1B isoform X2 codes for the protein MGRNGAFGGSAVLWALLAAHITMAFEPVSVGIAIGAVSLTGYLSYSDWYCRFTECCREDRPLNASALKLDLEEKLFGQHLATEVILKALTGFRNNKNPKKPLTLSLHGWAGTGKNFVSQIVAENLYPKGLKSNFVHLFVSTLHFPHEQKTKLYQ